A region of Cherax quadricarinatus isolate ZL_2023a chromosome 57, ASM3850222v1, whole genome shotgun sequence DNA encodes the following proteins:
- the LOC128705646 gene encoding membrane-associated progesterone receptor component 1 produces the protein MAEEAQDAVPPSDDSLLSSLLTEIFTSPINIVLLAVCVVLIYKIFRPSDGSGAASVSVEPPMPKMKRQDLTLEQLKQYDGTGEHGRVCMAVNGKIFDVTRGKNFYGPGGPYAAFAGHDATRALATFSVSDVKEEYDDLGDLSSEQMDSVREWEMQFTGE, from the exons ATGGCGGAAGAGGCTCAGGATGCCGTCCCTCCCAGTGAcgactctctcctctcctccctcctcaccgaAATATTCACTTCTCCCATTAACATAGTCCTACTGGCAGTATGTGTCGTGCTCATCTATAAAATCTTCCGGCcttctgatggtagtggtgcag CTTCTGTATCAGTGGAACCTCCAATGCCTAAAATGAAGCGCCAGGACTTGACCCTTGAGCAGCTAAAACAGTACGATGGAACTGGAGAGCACGGACGAGTATGTATGGCGGTAAATGGCAAGATCTTTGATGTTACACGAGGCAAAAACTTCTATGGACCAG GAGGACCTTACGCTGCTTTTGCTGGACATGATGCTACTCGAGCACTAGCAACTTTCAGTGTGAGTGATGTTAAAGAGGAGTATGATGATCTGGGTGACCTATCCTCAGAGCAAATGGATTCAGTCAGGGAGTGGGAAATGCAGTTCACTGGTGAGTAA